The DNA window GAGCCGAAAATTTTTTCTCGGTCTCCTCATTTTTTATTATCAAAAATTCTTTTTAAATTAATTGCCCTTCCAATAACGTGCCCGGGTAAGCAGTTCCCGTGAACGCTGGTCAGCTGGTCGATAACCCTTAGTAAATAGGTGTCGGAAGTACATCATATTATAGAAAAAGCCAAAGAAAACAGAAGGCCATGGGAATTGGAGCAGGGCATTAAGTCCAAAGAAAAGGGCTACCAAAGCATAATCGAGGGTTAATACAATCATTAAAATAAAGTTATAGTAGTCAGCCCGAAAAAGAGCTGGTAGTGGCCCGAACCAAAGAGTTGTCCATGAAAAGCCAACTTTGGCTATTCGGATATCCCCCTGGTCATTAACGATTTTAGCGTAATTTGGTGGGAGGGGGAGATTGTTTAAGTTAAACGGATTTTGGTTATCATTATTGTTATTACCAAATGGGTTTTGCATATCTCGTCCACTTCTTTCTATAAATAATAATATTAACACATTGAGTGAGGGATAGGAAACGTCTCTATCAGGCTTTCAAGGAATGTTAACAATTATATGGTAAACTCAAAGTGATAACCATGAAAGGGGAAATCAAGGATGCTTTTTTTCCTAAACGATAATATCCAACGAAACAAATCAGGAATTGAGCATGCGCAAATTAAGCGTCTGCATCTGTTTGAAAAATATCATCAACCGGCTAAAATTGTTACTCGGCAATATTCCAATGAATTACACTTGGTAACAGCAGAAGCAGGGATTGATGATCGTAACTTTATTAACTTGTTTGATTATTTTCAAGAGGCTTGTGAGGTCCCGCAAAGGAATATTCGGATTAAAGATATTCCAGTTAACCCCCATTGGGATCGCAAGGCCGATGGGATCAATTATAATTATTATCAAAATGGCAAACGTATTCTCTATATCCGTCGGCGCAGTGATACTGATCGGCGGGTAATTAATATTCAATATTTTGATCATTATGGAAAGCTTCTCAAAGTTAGTTGGTTTGACAGCCGCGGTTTTATCTCGGTCGAACAACTTTATGACTGGGATGGAAAAATGGCAACGGAAAACTATTACCGTCCAGACGGAACCTTAGCAATCCAGCTAGCCCACCAGCAGGATAAGCGGGGAAAGGAAATTAAAACATACCATCTCTTTAATTACCATGGTCGTGACTACCAATTCAGTGGCTTTGATCAGTTAACCCGGTTTTTCCTCGATGAGTTGGTTACTGACAAGCAAATCTGTGGTGAAGGTCCGGTTGGCTTTGTCGTTGACCGAGTGTATGAACTAGGCTGGGCGGTTTTGCACATGAAGCACCGGGTCTTTCGGGTCCTTCAATTGCATAATGACCATGTCAATAATCCTGATGATATGCTTCATTCTACCCTTAATTATAACTATGATTGGGGACTTAAGCACCTCCAAGATTGGGATGGAGTCATTGCATTAACTCCGCAACAACAAGAAGATCTTCAAGACCGGTTTGGCAAGTTTGGCGTGAAGATATACCGGATTCCCGGTCCGATTGTACCTGCGGCGGTTATTAATAAGCGTCACGTTCCTTTTAAAAAACGAACGAAGAAACAAGTTGTCATGGTTGCTCGCTTGTCTCCTGAAAAACAGCAAGACCACCTATTAAAAGCATGGCCACAAGTATTAGCCGCTGTTCCGGATGCCAAACTCGATTTTTGGGGTTATGCTAATGATGATTTTGATAAGACGCTCAATAAAATTGTCAAAGAGGAAGCAATTAATAGTTCTGTGACCTTCCATGGGTATACGGATGACGTCAATTCGGTTTACGAAGATG is part of the Limosilactobacillus reuteri genome and encodes:
- a CDS encoding glycosyltransferase — translated: MLFFLNDNIQRNKSGIEHAQIKRLHLFEKYHQPAKIVTRQYSNELHLVTAEAGIDDRNFINLFDYFQEACEVPQRNIRIKDIPVNPHWDRKADGINYNYYQNGKRILYIRRRSDTDRRVINIQYFDHYGKLLKVSWFDSRGFISVEQLYDWDGKMATENYYRPDGTLAIQLAHQQDKRGKEIKTYHLFNYHGRDYQFSGFDQLTRFFLDELVTDKQICGEGPVGFVVDRVYELGWAVLHMKHRVFRVLQLHNDHVNNPDDMLHSTLNYNYDWGLKHLQDWDGVIALTPQQQEDLQDRFGKFGVKIYRIPGPIVPAAVINKRHVPFKKRTKKQVVMVARLSPEKQQDHLLKAWPQVLAAVPDAKLDFWGYANDDFDKTLNKIVKEEAINSSVTFHGYTDDVNSVYEDAQLLILPSRAEGLPLSLVEAQSHGLPIIANDIKYGPSDVVIDQQDGLLTKNGDIDGLAQAIVRLLQDQERLAQMSENAYADSERYSEPNVMKLWNELVADMKEKGEE